One genomic window of Haliotis asinina isolate JCU_RB_2024 chromosome 4, JCU_Hal_asi_v2, whole genome shotgun sequence includes the following:
- the LOC137280950 gene encoding E3 ubiquitin-protein ligase TRIM33-like, with amino-acid sequence MDMFPKCTACQLQFTLKGPAPYLLPCLHAVCETCVTSAAGGVIACSTCQREVNLTDTALQKDEVRQNEIFHLTIKLRPTELLCPHENDGNQAVCWCQECEGLLCEYGHNTHSSFRLSRNHSVHNSRDIVPQNLVCETNCRIHNRYLLDLSGTSCHTSTCCRCLRGDHAGHEVEE; translated from the coding sequence ATGGACATGTTCCCAAAGTGTACTGCCTGTCAGCTGCAGTTTACCCTGAAAGGCCCCGCCCCATACCTACTGCCCTGTCTACACGCTGTGTGTGAGACGTGTGTGACATCTGCCGCTGGTGGTGTGATAGCATGCTCTACGTGTCAGAGGGAGGTCAACCTCACAGACACAGCCCTCCAGAAGGATGAAGTGAGACAGAACGAAATATTCCACTTGACAATTAAACTGCGACCCACAGAACTCCTCTGTCCACATGAAAATGATGGCAACcaggctgtgtgttggtgtcaggagtGTGAAGGGTTACTTTGTGAATATGGCCATAACACGCACAGCAGCTTCAGACTATCGAGAAATCACTCCGTGCATAACTCAAGGGATATTGTTCCTCAAAATTTAGTGTGTGAAACAAATTGTAGAATACATAATCGGTATCTTCTTGATTTGTCTGGCACAAGTTGCCACACATCTACCTGTTGTCGATGTTTGAGAGGAGACCATGCTGGTCACGAGGTGGAAGAGTAG
- the LOC137281582 gene encoding uncharacterized protein: MKTNLASDQEEHYQLIEKVNAPANNMKLLLAEKDKSREIASETIDRPETSLTGFPTGGCVHMLKTSVPDTDMALHCITLKYDKDRVNNDKVHINTEGELVNRKSDTRPAGVGRLKRYEGTCSTVPLPQDGCPQYWEVENWVTVDEPLSDNRLILEIGVSREEERDVHHCIAGRPHSYSMNVSQCTVHGGICRWIWKEGECVLCLPDTLPNTAGASHTLHYGVVYDDVRKKIVFVDVKEEKVMSTVENVDSSEPLWPMFGVYNPSLLIVSMRLVLGNDINRTEEKKVTIVKALK; encoded by the exons atgaaaacaaatttggCTTCAGACCAAGAAGAACATTATCAGCTAATTGAGAAGGTGAATGCCCCAGCAAACAACATGAAACTG CTGCTAGCTGAGAAAGACAAAAGCCGTGAGATCGCCTCAGAAACCATTGATCGTCCAGAAACGTCCCTGACTG GTTTCCCAACTGGAGGCTGCGTTCATATGTTGAAGACGAGCGTGCCAGATACAGACATGGCACTGCATT GTATAACACTGAAGTATGACAAGGACAGAGTCAATAACGACAAAGTCCACATCAACACAGAAGGAGAGCTGGTCAACAGGAAGTCGGACACCAGACCTGCAGGGGTGGGGAGACTGAAGAGGTATGAGGGCACATGCAGTACTGTCCCCCTTCCCCAGGATGGCTGTCCCCAGTACTGGGAGGTGGAGAACTGGGTCACAGTGGACGAACCACTCTCAGACAATAGGCTCATCCTGGAGATTGGAGTAAGTAGGGAGGAGGAGAGGGACGTGCATCATTGTATAGCTGGACGTCCTCACTCCTACAGTATGAACGTCTCCCAATGTACTGTACACGGAGGGATATGTAGGTGGATATGGAAGGAGGGGGAGTGTGTATTGTGTCTGCCTGACACTCTCCCTAACACAGCAGGGGCATCACACACACTACATTACGGTGTTGTCTATGACGATGTCAGGAAGAAGATTGTCTTCGTTGATGTGAAGGAGGAGAAAGTCATGTCGACGGTAGAGAATGTCGACTCAAGTGAACCACTGTGGCCGATGTTCGGAGTGTATAACCCAAGTCTCCTCATTGTCAGCATGAGACTTGTACTGGGCAATGACATCAACAGGACAGAGGAGAAAAAAGTCACGATTGTCAAGGCACTGAAGTGA